The Staphylococcus sp. KG4-3 genome has a window encoding:
- the xylB gene encoding xylulokinase, producing the protein MAYVIGMDIGTSALKTLVVNKSGDVVESYSVSYNTAHPKSGYSEIDPEIWYEATLESLKHILNHYTQDDISGISFSGQMHGLVIIDQEGNPIRPAILWNDTRTSQEVEDIKQKLSLNSLLELTQNTVLEGFTLPKLMWLKNNEQSNYRRIDKFMLPKDYIVYKLTGNIYTEPSDAAGTIMFSVKDENWSTELLHRLNIDPSICPEIIASHQKSGQLTEKVKNTLGVDWNINVYQGGADNACGALGSGITNEQKQLVSIGTSGVALSIENRIDYENDGSVHYFNHCVPNQKYIMGVTLSAGYSLEWLKQLISPDENFTTFLKDINHSEVGANGLIYTPYLLGERTPHNDASVRGSFIGLDANTTQIDMKRSVLEGITYSINESIQIMKNNATNINEIVSIGGGAKNNQWLQIQADIFNTTISTRTEEQGPAYGAAMLAAMGEQWFNTFNDMSEAWIAYHQKVYPIEANTKSYQDLFNIYKTIYDATQPATQKLNKFK; encoded by the coding sequence ATGGCCTATGTAATTGGTATGGATATTGGCACGAGTGCTTTAAAAACTCTTGTGGTAAATAAAAGTGGCGACGTTGTAGAATCTTACAGCGTCTCTTATAACACGGCACATCCTAAGTCAGGATATAGCGAAATTGATCCTGAAATTTGGTATGAAGCAACGTTGGAGAGTCTAAAACATATTTTAAATCATTATACTCAGGATGACATTAGTGGCATCAGTTTTTCTGGACAAATGCATGGCCTAGTAATAATTGATCAAGAGGGCAATCCAATTAGACCAGCCATTTTATGGAATGATACAAGAACGTCTCAAGAAGTTGAAGACATTAAACAAAAGCTAAGCCTTAATTCGTTATTAGAATTAACACAAAACACAGTGTTAGAAGGGTTCACTTTACCTAAGCTTATGTGGTTAAAGAATAACGAGCAAAGCAACTATAGACGTATCGATAAGTTCATGCTTCCTAAAGACTACATCGTGTATAAATTGACAGGTAATATTTACACAGAACCTTCAGACGCTGCAGGTACAATTATGTTTAGTGTAAAAGATGAAAATTGGTCTACAGAATTATTGCATCGTTTAAATATTGATCCATCCATTTGCCCTGAAATTATAGCTTCACACCAAAAAAGTGGACAATTAACTGAAAAAGTAAAAAATACTTTAGGTGTTGATTGGAACATTAACGTGTACCAAGGTGGCGCAGATAATGCTTGTGGCGCTTTAGGTTCAGGTATTACCAACGAACAAAAGCAACTTGTCAGTATCGGAACTTCAGGAGTAGCATTGTCTATTGAAAATCGTATTGATTATGAAAATGATGGGAGCGTACATTACTTTAATCATTGCGTTCCAAACCAAAAATACATTATGGGCGTGACTTTATCTGCTGGGTATAGCTTGGAATGGCTTAAGCAACTTATCTCTCCTGATGAAAATTTCACTACTTTCTTAAAAGATATTAATCACTCAGAAGTTGGTGCTAATGGATTAATATACACGCCTTATTTATTAGGTGAACGTACGCCACACAATGATGCTTCAGTACGAGGTAGTTTCATCGGTTTAGATGCAAATACGACACAGATCGATATGAAACGCTCTGTTCTAGAAGGCATTACTTACTCTATTAATGAAAGTATTCAAATTATGAAAAACAACGCTACTAACATTAATGAAATTGTATCAATCGGTGGTGGAGCTAAAAATAATCAATGGTTGCAAATTCAAGCAGATATTTTCAATACAACTATTTCTACCCGAACAGAAGAACAAGGTCCAGCTTATGGTGCAGCAATGTTAGCCGCTATGGGAGAACAATGGTTTAATACTTTCAATGACATGAGCGAAGCATGGATAGCATACCATCAAAAAGTATACCCCATTGAAGCAAATACAAAATCTTATCAAGATTTATTTAATATATATAAAACAATTTATGACGCTACGCAGCCAGCAACTCAAAAACTTAATAAATTTAAGTGA
- the xylE gene encoding D-xylose transporter XylE, giving the protein MSTYNNKKFIFKIALIATLGGLLFGYDTAVISGAEQSLQQYLTKDYGSFIHGITVSSALIGCIIGGLLSSSFSSRLGRKKSLQVAAILFIISAILSGYPEFLFFDSTGSNLGLLIAFNLYRVIGGIGVGLASAISPMYISEIAPSSIRGKLVSWNQFAIIFGMLVVYFVNYGITYGQSQNWIQDIGWRYMFITEAIPAIAFFFLLFLVPETPRFLSLSNKNTEALSVLNKIYASKNHAQNVLNDILATKNKLTDVKAPLFSFGKTVIIVGILLSVFQQFIGINVALYYAPRIFENLGSGSNTSMIQTVVMGLVNVIFTIIAILYVDKFGRKPLLIIGSTGMAIGMIGMSVLAANGAFGVITLIFLVLYTASFMMSWGPIIWVLLSEIFPNRIRSSAMAIAVAVQWLANFTITSTYPTMMDVSGAMTYGFYALMSILSGLFVWKFIPETKGKTLEELESVWKKESVTSVSNQDEKVQSHSEKFKVNLTKQTKN; this is encoded by the coding sequence ATGTCAACTTATAATAATAAGAAATTTATTTTTAAAATAGCTTTAATCGCAACGCTCGGTGGTTTATTATTCGGCTATGACACAGCAGTTATTTCTGGAGCTGAACAATCTCTACAGCAATATTTGACAAAAGATTATGGCAGTTTCATTCATGGCATCACAGTTTCTAGTGCGCTAATAGGTTGTATTATTGGTGGTCTATTGTCTTCAAGTTTTTCAAGTCGCTTAGGTAGAAAAAAATCATTACAAGTAGCTGCTATCCTATTTATCATTTCTGCAATTTTGTCAGGCTATCCCGAATTTTTATTTTTTGATTCAACTGGATCTAACCTTGGCCTACTCATTGCATTTAATCTGTACCGTGTTATTGGTGGTATCGGTGTAGGATTAGCTTCTGCAATTTCTCCTATGTATATTAGTGAAATAGCCCCTTCGTCAATTAGAGGTAAACTCGTTTCATGGAATCAATTTGCCATTATATTCGGTATGTTAGTAGTGTATTTTGTAAATTACGGTATTACATATGGCCAATCCCAAAACTGGATTCAAGATATTGGATGGCGTTATATGTTTATTACTGAAGCGATTCCCGCAATAGCGTTTTTCTTTTTATTATTTTTAGTACCTGAAACACCTAGGTTCTTATCATTAAGTAATAAAAATACAGAAGCCCTCTCGGTTCTTAATAAAATATATGCTTCAAAGAATCATGCTCAAAATGTACTAAATGACATTTTAGCTACTAAAAATAAGTTAACAGATGTAAAAGCGCCACTTTTCAGTTTTGGTAAGACTGTTATTATAGTAGGTATTTTATTATCTGTTTTCCAACAATTTATTGGAATCAATGTTGCTTTATATTATGCACCTCGTATTTTTGAAAATTTAGGTTCAGGTAGCAACACATCTATGATACAAACTGTTGTCATGGGCTTAGTAAACGTAATCTTCACAATCATTGCTATATTATATGTAGACAAATTTGGACGGAAACCTTTACTAATAATTGGATCAACTGGTATGGCAATCGGTATGATTGGTATGAGTGTCTTAGCTGCAAACGGTGCATTCGGTGTTATAACTTTAATATTTCTAGTACTTTATACTGCTTCATTTATGATGAGTTGGGGACCTATCATTTGGGTATTATTATCAGAAATATTTCCTAATAGAATTAGAAGTAGTGCTATGGCAATAGCCGTGGCAGTTCAATGGTTAGCTAACTTTACGATTACTTCCACTTATCCAACTATGATGGATGTTAGCGGCGCCATGACTTATGGTTTTTATGCACTGATGAGTATTTTATCAGGACTATTCGTGTGGAAATTCATTCCTGAAACCAAAGGTAAAACACTTGAAGAACTAGAAAGCGTTTGGAAAAAGGAAAGCGTGACATCTGTTTCAAATCAAGATGAAAAAGTTCAAAGTCATTCAGAAAAATTCAAAGTCAATCTAACTAAACAAACTAAAAATTGA
- a CDS encoding gluconate:H+ symporter, giving the protein MDSNIYLLIITLLSIVIVILGVAWWKWHAFISLTVAGLFLAIMAGLSPEKIVTAYETGVGDVLGHLVGILALGTILGKLMSDSGAGMQISDYLVKVLGYKKLPWAMMLSGFIIGIPVFFEVGIVILLPLVISIHKTTKTNILLIAIPLLAGLSIVHGIVPPHPGAMTAIGIYEANLGKVLLYSLLIALPTAIIAGPVFGKFISKRVIPEKEPNIIKVNNKTNGLPSVIVSFLVIILPVLLMLLSIVTPYLGDIPSILKNTLLFIGNPVIALLISCFAAFYLLGFKQGMTKNVIKDLVEECILPIGSIILIIGAGGGFKQILIETGVGDSIAQMTEHLSLSPLLLAFLVAGLIRVATGSATVALTTAAGIVSPIIQHMSGVNLELLVIATGAGSLMLSHVNDAGFWMVKEYLGLNVKETFKTWTAMETLLSFVAFAIAFVIDGII; this is encoded by the coding sequence ATGGATTCTAATATATATTTATTAATCATTACGCTACTTTCAATCGTTATTGTCATATTAGGCGTTGCATGGTGGAAATGGCATGCATTTATCAGTTTAACAGTGGCAGGTTTATTTTTAGCTATCATGGCAGGATTGTCTCCGGAAAAGATAGTTACAGCGTATGAAACGGGTGTAGGGGATGTTTTAGGCCACTTAGTAGGTATCTTAGCGTTAGGAACAATTTTAGGAAAACTAATGTCTGATTCTGGAGCAGGTATGCAAATATCTGATTATCTTGTTAAAGTCTTAGGTTATAAAAAATTACCATGGGCTATGATGCTATCCGGTTTTATAATCGGAATACCTGTATTTTTTGAAGTGGGGATTGTAATTTTATTACCACTTGTGATTTCAATTCATAAAACGACTAAGACGAATATATTACTTATTGCTATACCATTATTAGCAGGATTATCAATTGTGCATGGTATTGTACCACCACATCCTGGAGCTATGACAGCAATTGGCATATATGAAGCAAACTTAGGTAAAGTGTTGTTATACTCGCTGCTGATTGCATTACCTACAGCAATTATAGCAGGACCTGTTTTTGGCAAGTTTATAAGTAAAAGGGTAATACCAGAAAAAGAACCAAATATTATTAAGGTAAACAATAAAACAAATGGTTTGCCAAGCGTTATTGTTTCATTTTTAGTAATTATTTTACCAGTACTTTTAATGTTGTTATCTATCGTGACACCTTATTTAGGGGATATTCCTAGCATATTAAAAAATACATTGTTATTCATAGGTAATCCAGTAATAGCATTATTAATATCTTGCTTTGCTGCATTCTATTTATTAGGATTCAAACAAGGTATGACGAAAAACGTAATTAAAGATTTGGTGGAAGAGTGTATCTTACCTATTGGTTCTATTATTTTAATTATAGGTGCTGGCGGAGGTTTTAAACAAATACTTATTGAAACAGGCGTAGGAGATTCAATTGCACAGATGACAGAACATCTTTCACTATCGCCATTACTGCTAGCCTTTTTAGTAGCAGGCTTAATACGTGTCGCTACAGGTTCTGCTACTGTTGCTTTAACCACAGCTGCGGGAATAGTGTCACCAATTATCCAACATATGTCTGGCGTGAATTTAGAATTGTTGGTAATAGCTACTGGAGCAGGGTCATTAATGCTCTCTCATGTGAACGATGCTGGATTCTGGATGGTTAAAGAGTATTTAGGTTTAAATGTAAAAGAAACTTTTAAAACGTGGACAGCCATGGAAACTTTATTGTCATTTGTGGCATTTGCAATTGCTTTTGTAATAGATGGTATTATTTAG
- a CDS encoding GntR family transcriptional regulator has translation MTKLSSDKGPLYLQIKEIIEDRIIHGIYTIGNYIPTEIEFEEEFNVSKVTVRAAIKELVTLGYLERKSGKGTTVINHKQVSNETNNKNFTEKLVEQGNKIHKLIKDIVVETHEKNSELFQMFGEKSYKITRVYLLNDKPYILFNHYLPYPLSSLDEYGELKQNNDLSIYKILEDEQIEIKDIEDNFSVDFNEQATAYLSLQTSDPLLVRERISYSVNYQIVEYSIGYYNSKLKKYSISLKG, from the coding sequence ATGACGAAATTATCATCAGATAAAGGTCCATTATATTTACAAATAAAAGAAATTATTGAAGACCGTATTATCCATGGTATCTATACTATTGGAAACTATATACCAACTGAAATTGAATTTGAAGAAGAATTTAATGTAAGCAAAGTAACAGTCAGAGCGGCTATTAAAGAATTAGTTACATTAGGATACTTGGAGAGAAAAAGCGGTAAAGGTACAACAGTCATTAATCACAAACAAGTGAGTAATGAAACCAATAATAAAAATTTTACAGAAAAACTTGTAGAACAAGGAAATAAAATTCATAAACTTATAAAAGATATTGTAGTAGAGACACATGAAAAAAATAGTGAGTTATTTCAAATGTTTGGCGAGAAATCTTATAAAATTACAAGAGTCTATTTATTAAATGATAAACCATACATTCTATTTAATCATTATTTACCCTACCCATTAAGTAGCTTGGATGAGTATGGAGAATTAAAGCAAAATAATGATCTTTCTATATATAAAATTTTAGAAGATGAGCAAATAGAAATAAAAGATATTGAGGATAACTTCTCTGTAGATTTCAATGAACAAGCCACAGCGTACTTGAGTCTTCAAACCTCAGACCCTTTACTTGTAAGGGAGAGAATATCGTATTCAGTAAATTACCAAATTGTTGAATATAGTATAGGTTATTACAATAGTAAATTGAAAAAATATAGTATCAGTCTGAAAGGATAA
- a CDS encoding sugar kinase, with amino-acid sequence MNKHIAAYGEIMMRLEVPDNLLLRQAENLKYSFTGTGVNVTGLLSQFGYDTSLISAVPENSIGTAAIGAIRRLGIHSDFIIKNNDNLGMYFLEQGFGNRPSNVTYTNRQQSSFNTTDISEYDIVQSMKGVDVLHICGISLAMNNLTQNNILTIVKVAKEQGIKIVFDCNFRPSLWGENGNQRAKPYYETILREADIVIMSEKDAINTLNLTTTKERKEEQLEELLLVVAEKFNIDIIAGTIRTIQGSNQNNIKGYLFKNGTMYYSEDFEVNILDRIGTGDAYTCGVIHGELSNMDPQEMVTFSTASCVLAHTISGDTPLFDTDDIIKIINEEKNDIER; translated from the coding sequence ATGAATAAGCACATTGCAGCTTATGGGGAAATTATGATGCGGTTAGAAGTACCCGACAATCTTTTATTGAGACAGGCGGAAAATTTGAAATACTCTTTTACTGGAACAGGCGTTAATGTTACGGGATTATTGTCACAATTTGGCTATGACACGAGCCTAATCAGTGCGGTACCAGAAAATTCAATTGGTACAGCTGCTATTGGTGCGATAAGAAGATTAGGTATTCACAGTGATTTTATTATCAAAAATAATGATAACTTAGGTATGTATTTCTTAGAGCAAGGGTTTGGTAATCGCCCTAGTAATGTGACCTATACAAATAGACAGCAAAGTAGCTTTAACACAACAGATATCTCAGAATATGATATTGTTCAATCCATGAAAGGCGTTGATGTGTTGCATATTTGTGGTATATCTTTAGCTATGAATAATCTAACTCAGAACAATATTCTTACTATTGTCAAAGTGGCAAAAGAGCAAGGTATTAAAATAGTTTTTGATTGTAATTTTAGGCCTTCTTTATGGGGTGAGAATGGAAATCAGCGTGCAAAACCATACTATGAAACCATTTTAAGAGAAGCGGATATTGTAATTATGAGTGAAAAAGATGCAATTAACACACTCAATTTAACAACTACTAAGGAACGTAAAGAAGAACAATTAGAAGAATTATTACTTGTTGTAGCTGAAAAATTTAATATAGATATTATTGCTGGTACTATCAGAACAATTCAAGGAAGTAATCAAAACAACATCAAAGGATATTTATTTAAAAATGGAACAATGTATTATTCGGAAGATTTTGAAGTGAATATCTTAGACAGAATTGGTACTGGAGATGCATATACATGTGGCGTAATCCACGGTGAATTATCAAATATGGATCCTCAAGAAATGGTTACATTTTCAACCGCATCTTGTGTATTGGCACATACAATTTCCGGAGATACACCATTATTTGATACTGATGATATAATAAAAATCATAAATGAAGAAAAAAATGATATTGAGAGGTAA
- a CDS encoding KDGP aldolase, with product MKIHDRFYKDRVALNVLAKGEENIKAVYQAADKNIVIGVLSKDYDDVNSAVTAMSQFGKDVDDAISIGLGAGDNRQAKVVAEIARYYQGAHINQVFTDVGQTTAKSNEQSWVNALVSPTGKAGFVNISTGPISSEGEEKAIIPIEAAINLIKDMGGSSIKFFPMKGLETVEEYKAVAEACGRAEFGLEPTGGITKDNFEEIVKIALDCKVPKIIPHVYSSIIDKETGLTNINDVEWLTSKIKKLVDLYE from the coding sequence ATGAAAATACATGATAGATTTTATAAAGATAGAGTTGCTTTGAATGTTTTAGCTAAAGGGGAAGAGAATATCAAAGCAGTATATCAAGCAGCTGATAAAAATATCGTTATAGGTGTGTTATCGAAAGATTATGACGATGTAAATAGTGCGGTGACAGCGATGTCACAATTTGGAAAGGATGTTGACGACGCTATTTCGATTGGCTTAGGTGCTGGAGATAACCGACAAGCTAAAGTAGTAGCTGAAATCGCAAGATACTATCAAGGTGCACATATTAACCAAGTATTTACCGATGTAGGACAAACAACTGCTAAAAGCAATGAACAATCTTGGGTCAATGCATTAGTCTCTCCCACAGGAAAAGCAGGCTTCGTAAATATTTCTACAGGACCTATTAGTAGTGAAGGAGAAGAGAAAGCAATTATACCTATTGAAGCAGCAATTAATTTAATTAAAGATATGGGAGGATCTTCAATCAAGTTTTTCCCTATGAAGGGCTTAGAAACAGTTGAAGAATATAAAGCAGTAGCCGAAGCTTGTGGAAGAGCAGAATTTGGGTTAGAGCCAACGGGTGGCATCACTAAAGATAATTTTGAAGAAATCGTGAAAATCGCTTTAGATTGTAAAGTTCCCAAAATTATACCGCATGTTTATTCATCAATTATTGATAAAGAAACAGGTCTTACAAATATAAATGATGTAGAATGGCTTACTTCTAAAATTAAGAAATTAGTGGATTTATATGAATAA
- a CDS encoding DgaE family pyridoxal phosphate-dependent ammonia lyase — MENSLNYKYGLKQVINASGRMSILGVSSPTNSVMNAMKFGGQNYVEIADLVDKSGAYIANRINAEDAVVVNSASSGIALSIAGIVTEGNERKSQKLHNESIEKNEIILFKGHNVQYGAPIETMVYLGGGRTVEVGYANEGKENHIQEAINENTAAILYVKSHHTVQKNMASVEEIYQVAQKYNIPLIVDAAAEEELTKYIQCSDLAIYSGSKAIQGPTTGIVAGKKSLVESVKTQLHFIGRSMKVGKESTFGLLQALDEYFDKVDNSESEKSELEKLSPINNYEGIRLEIVQDEAGREIYRTRVHVDSSILNMSAEQFVGKLKNADVAIYTRDYGVKQGFFDIDPRPLKQGEIEIIYETIIQIVQGEI; from the coding sequence ATGGAAAATTCATTGAATTATAAATACGGCTTAAAACAAGTTATAAATGCAAGTGGGAGAATGAGTATTCTGGGTGTGTCTTCTCCAACAAATTCTGTGATGAATGCTATGAAATTTGGAGGACAAAACTATGTAGAAATTGCAGATTTAGTTGATAAATCTGGGGCATATATTGCTAATAGAATTAATGCTGAAGATGCTGTCGTTGTAAATTCAGCGTCTAGTGGAATCGCATTATCGATTGCAGGTATTGTTACCGAAGGAAATGAACGTAAAAGTCAAAAGCTCCACAATGAAAGCATAGAAAAAAATGAAATCATATTATTTAAAGGACACAACGTTCAATATGGTGCGCCTATTGAGACAATGGTTTACTTAGGTGGCGGTCGCACAGTTGAAGTAGGGTATGCAAACGAAGGTAAAGAAAACCATATACAAGAAGCAATAAATGAAAATACAGCAGCTATTCTTTATGTGAAATCGCATCATACGGTGCAAAAAAATATGGCATCTGTTGAAGAAATATATCAAGTAGCTCAAAAATATAATATACCGTTAATTGTGGATGCTGCTGCAGAAGAAGAGTTAACGAAATACATCCAGTGCTCAGACTTAGCTATTTATAGCGGTTCAAAAGCAATTCAAGGTCCAACTACTGGTATAGTCGCTGGTAAAAAGTCATTGGTTGAATCTGTGAAAACTCAATTACATTTTATCGGGCGAAGTATGAAAGTAGGAAAAGAATCAACTTTTGGGTTATTACAAGCATTAGATGAATACTTCGATAAAGTTGATAATTCAGAATCAGAAAAAAGTGAATTAGAGAAATTATCACCAATTAACAACTATGAAGGTATTCGATTAGAAATTGTTCAAGATGAAGCAGGAAGAGAAATTTATAGAACACGCGTACATGTAGATTCATCTATTTTAAATATGTCTGCAGAACAATTTGTTGGAAAATTGAAAAATGCTGATGTTGCAATTTATACACGTGATTATGGAGTGAAACAAGGATTCTTTGATATTGATCCAAGACCATTAAAACAAGGTGAAATTGAGATTATTTATGAAACAATTATTCAAATTGTACAGGGGGAAATTTAA
- a CDS encoding amidohydrolase/deacetylase family metallohydrolase, with protein MKSTGIIKNIETLNKRRIDILLEKGVIKEISDGNTLQGNVIFNGSNSFVSTGWIDLHVHAFSDFSPYGDEIDEIGVKQGVTTIVDAGSCGADRVNELYERAQQSLTNVYSFLNISKIGLERIDELSNLDWINQQACIKAAQQFEDMIIGLKARISSSVVKDNGVMPLKKAIQISEQLKLPIMTHIGSAPPKIQDVIPLLRKGDVITHFLNGKSNNLFDQDGVPLTVLREAISRGVKLDVGHGNASFSFEVAQQAQRNHIQFNSISSDIYKKNRIEGPVFSLSNVLTKFLYLGYTLEEIIKGVTENPAQIINKPDLAKFKEGMTANLTLFDVIDSQQNLIDSHGHEITIKKVIKERGVVTNGKFIEL; from the coding sequence TTGAAAAGTACAGGTATTATTAAAAATATTGAAACTTTAAATAAAAGAAGAATCGATATATTACTTGAAAAAGGTGTCATTAAAGAAATTTCAGATGGAAATACATTACAAGGAAATGTAATTTTCAATGGTTCGAATTCTTTTGTTTCAACTGGTTGGATTGATTTACATGTTCATGCTTTCTCTGATTTTAGTCCTTATGGAGATGAAATAGATGAAATAGGCGTTAAACAAGGGGTTACTACAATCGTAGATGCAGGGAGTTGTGGCGCTGATAGAGTTAATGAGTTATACGAAAGAGCGCAACAAAGCTTAACTAATGTATATTCATTTTTAAATATATCTAAAATAGGACTTGAAAGAATCGATGAATTATCAAATTTGGATTGGATAAATCAACAAGCGTGTATTAAAGCTGCTCAACAATTCGAAGATATGATTATCGGATTAAAGGCGCGTATTAGCAGTAGTGTAGTTAAAGATAATGGTGTAATGCCTTTGAAAAAAGCTATACAGATTAGTGAGCAATTAAAATTACCGATTATGACTCATATTGGATCCGCACCTCCTAAAATACAAGATGTAATTCCATTACTTAGAAAAGGCGATGTTATTACACATTTTTTAAACGGTAAGTCTAATAACCTATTTGATCAAGATGGAGTACCTTTAACAGTTTTAAGAGAAGCAATAAGTCGAGGAGTGAAGTTAGATGTTGGTCATGGTAATGCAAGTTTCTCATTTGAAGTAGCACAACAAGCACAACGTAACCATATTCAATTTAATAGTATAAGTTCAGACATTTATAAAAAAAATAGAATAGAAGGTCCAGTATTCAGCTTATCGAATGTACTTACTAAATTCTTGTATCTCGGTTATACATTAGAAGAAATTATTAAAGGTGTCACAGAAAATCCAGCTCAAATTATAAATAAACCTGATTTAGCAAAATTTAAAGAGGGCATGACAGCTAACTTAACCTTATTCGATGTCATAGATTCACAGCAAAATCTTATAGATTCACATGGACACGAAATTACAATTAAAAAAGTAATTAAAGAAAGAGGCGTGGTAACAAATGGAAAATTCATTGAATTATAA
- a CDS encoding phenolic acid decarboxylase, protein MTNNFETLEDFLGTHLIYTYDNGWEYEMYVKNENTIDYRIHGGMVAGRWVRDQEANIVKLTEGVFKITWTEPTGTDVALDFLPNNQLMHGTIFFPKWVEEHPEITVTYQNDHIDLMEASREKYDTYPKLVVPEFAKISYIGNAGQNNETVVNVAPYEGILEDIRSGKFFDENYQHTK, encoded by the coding sequence ATGACTAATAATTTTGAAACATTAGAAGATTTTTTAGGTACACATCTTATTTATACTTATGATAATGGTTGGGAATATGAGATGTATGTGAAAAATGAGAATACAATTGATTATCGTATACATGGTGGTATGGTAGCTGGTAGATGGGTTAGAGATCAAGAAGCTAATATCGTAAAATTAACTGAGGGTGTTTTCAAAATAACTTGGACTGAACCAACAGGTACAGATGTAGCATTAGATTTTTTACCTAATAATCAGCTTATGCACGGTACAATTTTCTTCCCTAAATGGGTTGAAGAGCATCCAGAAATTACAGTGACTTATCAAAATGATCACATTGATTTAATGGAAGCATCTCGTGAAAAATACGATACTTACCCTAAATTAGTTGTACCTGAATTTGCGAAGATTTCATATATTGGTAACGCAGGACAAAATAATGAAACGGTTGTTAATGTCGCGCCATATGAAGGTATTTTAGAAGATATTAGAAGTGGTAAGTTTTTTGATGAAAATTATCAACATACAAAATAG
- a CDS encoding PadR family transcriptional regulator translates to MAQKNILQYVLLGLLKNERMSGYDIKKAFERDIGEFWQANHSQIYPELKKLHGRLLIDKTIEITGEKLEKKVYAITDTGRQLLNEWLVSPTPELSVHKNEFNLKLYFINDRNDPILPVMFDEQIHLHELKLEHLKERRKALFSNEASQEQHYGHYLVLDYAIEREAHNINWLKSCHQNFKH, encoded by the coding sequence ATGGCACAAAAAAATATATTACAATATGTATTATTAGGCCTTTTAAAAAATGAACGCATGTCTGGTTATGATATCAAAAAAGCTTTTGAACGCGATATCGGTGAATTTTGGCAAGCAAATCACAGCCAAATTTATCCTGAATTAAAAAAATTGCACGGTCGTCTTTTAATTGATAAAACGATTGAAATAACAGGAGAAAAGTTAGAAAAAAAAGTATACGCTATTACAGATACAGGACGACAACTACTGAATGAATGGCTTGTTTCCCCAACACCTGAGTTGTCAGTACACAAAAATGAATTCAATTTAAAATTATATTTTATCAATGATAGAAATGATCCTATATTGCCAGTAATGTTCGATGAGCAAATTCATTTACATGAATTAAAGTTAGAACATTTAAAAGAACGACGTAAAGCATTATTTAGCAATGAAGCATCTCAAGAACAACATTATGGGCATTATCTTGTATTAGATTATGCTATTGAAAGAGAAGCACATAATATCAATTGGTTGAAATCTTGTCACCAAAATTTTAAGCATTAA